One Spinacia oleracea cultivar Varoflay chromosome 4, BTI_SOV_V1, whole genome shotgun sequence DNA segment encodes these proteins:
- the LOC110779111 gene encoding type I inositol polyphosphate 5-phosphatase 10 isoform X1 encodes MAVYGVWRFWARAIYQILDGLQMALKSQNRKSKSFIHRMFAAKERIRRGIEFPSERETFNSSGTEMPAVRNAKTLKTFVATWNVGGKPPENSLVLDDFLQLNAPSDIYVLGFQEIVPLNAGNVLVLEDSEPAARWLALINQSLNGSNNHFQTLRKATSLIDAKMLNGTKNAKLTSTPSGSLFFPKYSLKAMSKQFRTESKKKLKTCNCVSELERRYTRDSCFRCQQTSVSDDSSEEDEGPNGVVFSEIINSSGRNQKYSLIVSKQMVGIFLTIWVRRELVQHISHLKTSCISRGIMGLGNKGCISVSMLLHRTSFCFICSHLASGEKEGDELRRNLDVIEILKSSHFPRRCKVPNSRIPERILEHDRIVWFGDLNYRIALSHTETLKLLKKGEWETLLSKDQLKIEREAGRVFKGWREGLVKFAPTYKYSFNSDIYLGETNISPSKRRTPAWCDRILWKGDGIHQLSYERKDSNKYQFSDHRPVCATFSMDISVRDTSNSNFLKIEVEELLPK; translated from the exons ATGGCTG TTTATGGGGTTTGGAGATTCTGGGCCAGAGCAATTTATCAAATTCTTGATGGTCTTCAAATGGCTTTGAAATCCCAAAATAGAAAAAGCAAG TCTTTCATTCACAGAATGTTTGCAGCAAAAGAGAGAATTCGACGAGGGATCGAATTCCCTTCTG AAAGAGAGACTTTCAATAGTTCTGGTACTGAAATGCCTGCAGTTCGAAATGCCAAGACCTTAAA GACTTTTGTGGCTACCTGGAATGTGGGAGGGAAGCCTCCTGAGAATAGCCTTGTTCTGGACGATTTTCTCCAGCTTAATGCTCCTTCAGATATCTACGTCCTTGG ATTTCAGGAGATTGTTCCGTTAAATGCTGGAAATGTGCTTGTTTTAGAAGACAGTGAGCCAGCTGCTAGGTGGCTGGCTCTAATAAATCAGTCTCTGAATGGAAGTAATAACCACTTCCAAACGCTGAGAAAAGCAACCTCTTTGATAGATGCAAAGATGCTAAACGGAACAAAAAATGCCAAATTAACAAGTACACCAAGTGGTTCACTGTTCTTTCCCAAGTATTCCCTCAAAGCCATGAGCAAGCAATTCAGGACAGAAAGCAAGAAGAAGCTCAAGACGTGCAATTGCGTCTCTGAGTTAGAGAGAAGATACACTAGAGATTCTTGTTTCCGATGCCAACAAACTAGTGTTAGTGATGATTCATCAGAAGAGGATGAGGGACCAAATGGGGTTGTTTTTTCAGAAATCATTAATTCTTCTGGACGTAACCAAAAATACAGCCTGATTGTGAGCAAACAGATGGTTGGAATTTTTCTGACTATATGGGTGAGGAGGGAGCTTGTTCAACATATCAGTCACTTGAAAACTTCTTGTATCAGTCGTGGTATAATGGGCCTCGGAAACAAG GGATGTATATCTGTGAGCATGCTTTTGCATCGAACAAGCTTTTGTTTCATTTGCAGCCATCTGGCTTCTGGGGAAAAAGAAGGAGACGAGCTCAGAAGGAATTTGGATGTTATAGAGATACTTAAAAGTAGTCACTTTCCTAGGAGATGCAAAGTTCCAAACAGCCGAATTCCAGAGAGAATTTTAGAGCATGA CCGGATCGTGTGGTTTGGGGACTTGAATTACAGGATTGCTTTAAGTCATACTGAAACCCTGAAGCTATTGAAGAAGGGTGAATGGGAAACCCTGCTCAGCAAGGATCAG CTGAAAATCGAGCGGGAAGCAGGGCGAGTATTCAAAGGATGGAGAGAAGGGCTTGTAAAATTTGCACCTACGTATAAGTATTCATTCAACTCAGATATTTATCTTGGTGAAACCAACATCTCGCCAAGCAAAAGAAGAACTCCAGCTTG GTGTGACAGAATATTATGGAAAGGAGACGGTATACATCAATTATCGTATGAACGCAAAGACTCTAACAAGTATCAGTTTTCTGATCACCGCCCTGTTTGTGCAACATTTTCCATGGATATTTCAGTTAGGGATACGTCAAATTCAAACTTCCTCAAAATTGAAGTCGAAGAACTCTTACCAAAATAA
- the LOC110779111 gene encoding type I inositol polyphosphate 5-phosphatase 10 isoform X3: MFAAKERIRRGIEFPSERETFNSSGTEMPAVRNAKTLKTFVATWNVGGKPPENSLVLDDFLQLNAPSDIYVLGFQEIVPLNAGNVLVLEDSEPAARWLALINQSLNGSNNHFQTLRKATSLIDAKMLNGTKNAKLTSTPSGSLFFPKYSLKAMSKQFRTESKKKLKTCNCVSELERRYTRDSCFRCQQTSVSDDSSEEDEGPNGVVFSEIINSSGRNQKYSLIVSKQMVGIFLTIWVRRELVQHISHLKTSCISRGIMGLGNKGCISVSMLLHRTSFCFICSHLASGEKEGDELRRNLDVIEILKSSHFPRRCKVPNSRIPERILEHDRIVWFGDLNYRIALSHTETLKLLKKGEWETLLSKDQLKIEREAGRVFKGWREGLVKFAPTYKYSFNSDIYLGETNISPSKRRTPAWCDRILWKGDGIHQLSYERKDSNKYQFSDHRPVCATFSMDISVRDTSNSNFLKIEVEELLPK, translated from the exons ATGTTTGCAGCAAAAGAGAGAATTCGACGAGGGATCGAATTCCCTTCTG AAAGAGAGACTTTCAATAGTTCTGGTACTGAAATGCCTGCAGTTCGAAATGCCAAGACCTTAAA GACTTTTGTGGCTACCTGGAATGTGGGAGGGAAGCCTCCTGAGAATAGCCTTGTTCTGGACGATTTTCTCCAGCTTAATGCTCCTTCAGATATCTACGTCCTTGG ATTTCAGGAGATTGTTCCGTTAAATGCTGGAAATGTGCTTGTTTTAGAAGACAGTGAGCCAGCTGCTAGGTGGCTGGCTCTAATAAATCAGTCTCTGAATGGAAGTAATAACCACTTCCAAACGCTGAGAAAAGCAACCTCTTTGATAGATGCAAAGATGCTAAACGGAACAAAAAATGCCAAATTAACAAGTACACCAAGTGGTTCACTGTTCTTTCCCAAGTATTCCCTCAAAGCCATGAGCAAGCAATTCAGGACAGAAAGCAAGAAGAAGCTCAAGACGTGCAATTGCGTCTCTGAGTTAGAGAGAAGATACACTAGAGATTCTTGTTTCCGATGCCAACAAACTAGTGTTAGTGATGATTCATCAGAAGAGGATGAGGGACCAAATGGGGTTGTTTTTTCAGAAATCATTAATTCTTCTGGACGTAACCAAAAATACAGCCTGATTGTGAGCAAACAGATGGTTGGAATTTTTCTGACTATATGGGTGAGGAGGGAGCTTGTTCAACATATCAGTCACTTGAAAACTTCTTGTATCAGTCGTGGTATAATGGGCCTCGGAAACAAG GGATGTATATCTGTGAGCATGCTTTTGCATCGAACAAGCTTTTGTTTCATTTGCAGCCATCTGGCTTCTGGGGAAAAAGAAGGAGACGAGCTCAGAAGGAATTTGGATGTTATAGAGATACTTAAAAGTAGTCACTTTCCTAGGAGATGCAAAGTTCCAAACAGCCGAATTCCAGAGAGAATTTTAGAGCATGA CCGGATCGTGTGGTTTGGGGACTTGAATTACAGGATTGCTTTAAGTCATACTGAAACCCTGAAGCTATTGAAGAAGGGTGAATGGGAAACCCTGCTCAGCAAGGATCAG CTGAAAATCGAGCGGGAAGCAGGGCGAGTATTCAAAGGATGGAGAGAAGGGCTTGTAAAATTTGCACCTACGTATAAGTATTCATTCAACTCAGATATTTATCTTGGTGAAACCAACATCTCGCCAAGCAAAAGAAGAACTCCAGCTTG GTGTGACAGAATATTATGGAAAGGAGACGGTATACATCAATTATCGTATGAACGCAAAGACTCTAACAAGTATCAGTTTTCTGATCACCGCCCTGTTTGTGCAACATTTTCCATGGATATTTCAGTTAGGGATACGTCAAATTCAAACTTCCTCAAAATTGAAGTCGAAGAACTCTTACCAAAATAA
- the LOC110779111 gene encoding type I inositol polyphosphate 5-phosphatase 10 isoform X2 gives MALKSQNRKSKSFIHRMFAAKERIRRGIEFPSERETFNSSGTEMPAVRNAKTLKTFVATWNVGGKPPENSLVLDDFLQLNAPSDIYVLGFQEIVPLNAGNVLVLEDSEPAARWLALINQSLNGSNNHFQTLRKATSLIDAKMLNGTKNAKLTSTPSGSLFFPKYSLKAMSKQFRTESKKKLKTCNCVSELERRYTRDSCFRCQQTSVSDDSSEEDEGPNGVVFSEIINSSGRNQKYSLIVSKQMVGIFLTIWVRRELVQHISHLKTSCISRGIMGLGNKGCISVSMLLHRTSFCFICSHLASGEKEGDELRRNLDVIEILKSSHFPRRCKVPNSRIPERILEHDRIVWFGDLNYRIALSHTETLKLLKKGEWETLLSKDQLKIEREAGRVFKGWREGLVKFAPTYKYSFNSDIYLGETNISPSKRRTPAWCDRILWKGDGIHQLSYERKDSNKYQFSDHRPVCATFSMDISVRDTSNSNFLKIEVEELLPK, from the exons ATGGCTTTGAAATCCCAAAATAGAAAAAGCAAG TCTTTCATTCACAGAATGTTTGCAGCAAAAGAGAGAATTCGACGAGGGATCGAATTCCCTTCTG AAAGAGAGACTTTCAATAGTTCTGGTACTGAAATGCCTGCAGTTCGAAATGCCAAGACCTTAAA GACTTTTGTGGCTACCTGGAATGTGGGAGGGAAGCCTCCTGAGAATAGCCTTGTTCTGGACGATTTTCTCCAGCTTAATGCTCCTTCAGATATCTACGTCCTTGG ATTTCAGGAGATTGTTCCGTTAAATGCTGGAAATGTGCTTGTTTTAGAAGACAGTGAGCCAGCTGCTAGGTGGCTGGCTCTAATAAATCAGTCTCTGAATGGAAGTAATAACCACTTCCAAACGCTGAGAAAAGCAACCTCTTTGATAGATGCAAAGATGCTAAACGGAACAAAAAATGCCAAATTAACAAGTACACCAAGTGGTTCACTGTTCTTTCCCAAGTATTCCCTCAAAGCCATGAGCAAGCAATTCAGGACAGAAAGCAAGAAGAAGCTCAAGACGTGCAATTGCGTCTCTGAGTTAGAGAGAAGATACACTAGAGATTCTTGTTTCCGATGCCAACAAACTAGTGTTAGTGATGATTCATCAGAAGAGGATGAGGGACCAAATGGGGTTGTTTTTTCAGAAATCATTAATTCTTCTGGACGTAACCAAAAATACAGCCTGATTGTGAGCAAACAGATGGTTGGAATTTTTCTGACTATATGGGTGAGGAGGGAGCTTGTTCAACATATCAGTCACTTGAAAACTTCTTGTATCAGTCGTGGTATAATGGGCCTCGGAAACAAG GGATGTATATCTGTGAGCATGCTTTTGCATCGAACAAGCTTTTGTTTCATTTGCAGCCATCTGGCTTCTGGGGAAAAAGAAGGAGACGAGCTCAGAAGGAATTTGGATGTTATAGAGATACTTAAAAGTAGTCACTTTCCTAGGAGATGCAAAGTTCCAAACAGCCGAATTCCAGAGAGAATTTTAGAGCATGA CCGGATCGTGTGGTTTGGGGACTTGAATTACAGGATTGCTTTAAGTCATACTGAAACCCTGAAGCTATTGAAGAAGGGTGAATGGGAAACCCTGCTCAGCAAGGATCAG CTGAAAATCGAGCGGGAAGCAGGGCGAGTATTCAAAGGATGGAGAGAAGGGCTTGTAAAATTTGCACCTACGTATAAGTATTCATTCAACTCAGATATTTATCTTGGTGAAACCAACATCTCGCCAAGCAAAAGAAGAACTCCAGCTTG GTGTGACAGAATATTATGGAAAGGAGACGGTATACATCAATTATCGTATGAACGCAAAGACTCTAACAAGTATCAGTTTTCTGATCACCGCCCTGTTTGTGCAACATTTTCCATGGATATTTCAGTTAGGGATACGTCAAATTCAAACTTCCTCAAAATTGAAGTCGAAGAACTCTTACCAAAATAA